A genome region from Thermodesulfobacteriota bacterium includes the following:
- a CDS encoding response regulator has translation MINEKNDHRKKVIAVLDDLFFSSKIREAAKTLDIELEFVKKPDGFNEKISSEKPSLIIFDLNSRAGDPLEIIKKIKSTGELKQIPVIGFLSHAQIELKEEANRAGCDLVIPRSRFSKDLREILRKYSIPPTES, from the coding sequence ATGATTAATGAAAAAAACGACCACAGGAAAAAGGTTATAGCTGTATTGGATGATCTGTTTTTCTCATCGAAGATTAGGGAAGCTGCCAAGACCCTTGACATAGAGTTGGAATTCGTAAAAAAACCAGATGGATTTAATGAGAAAATATCATCAGAAAAGCCCTCTCTCATCATCTTTGATCTCAATTCTAGAGCCGGTGACCCTCTCGAAATTATAAAAAAAATTAAATCTACCGGTGAGCTTAAGCAAATTCCCGTGATCGGATTTTTATCGCATGCTCAAATCGAATTAAAGGAGGAAGCCAATAGAGCGGGTTGTGACCTTGTAATTCCCAGATCAAGATTTTCAAAAGATCTGAGGGAGATACTGAGGAAGTATTCAATACCACCAACTGAGAGCTGA
- a CDS encoding HAD-IA family hydrolase: MGNNNRIKAVFFDAADTLFYINDGLGNVYSSVASKYGSTPDPKLVKAAFSCAFHSAPPLVFGGLSSEDRRVYEKKWWYSVVENVFEDVGMFDEFDSYFEELFEVFRLGAWKLFPETQDVLTSLEKRGLKLGLISNFDTRVYDVCQTLGIYKYFKSFVISSEAGFAKPSPEIFEIALNEQGVLAEESIHIGDSIEHDLRGAKSLGINAVLLDREGKYEHSDDIRKIKDLREVFQILGDS; this comes from the coding sequence ATGGGCAACAATAATCGAATCAAAGCTGTTTTTTTTGACGCCGCCGATACATTATTTTATATAAATGATGGACTTGGGAATGTATATTCTTCGGTGGCATCCAAATACGGATCAACTCCAGATCCTAAATTGGTCAAGGCCGCCTTTTCATGCGCATTCCACTCAGCACCCCCTTTAGTATTTGGTGGACTTTCTTCTGAAGATAGAAGGGTATATGAAAAGAAATGGTGGTACAGCGTAGTCGAAAACGTTTTTGAAGACGTGGGCATGTTTGATGAATTTGATTCATACTTTGAAGAGCTATTTGAGGTTTTTAGACTTGGCGCATGGAAATTATTTCCTGAAACTCAGGATGTATTGACCTCGCTCGAAAAGCGAGGCCTTAAATTAGGCTTGATTTCAAACTTTGATACTCGGGTGTACGATGTTTGCCAAACCCTGGGTATATATAAATATTTCAAATCGTTTGTGATCTCTAGTGAAGCTGGATTTGCAAAACCTTCGCCAGAAATTTTTGAAATCGCTCTTAATGAGCAAGGTGTATTGGCGGAGGAATCCATTCACATTGGCGATAGTATCGAGCATGATTTACGGGGAGCAAAATCTCTGGGTATAAACGCTGTATTACTTGATAGGGAGGGAAAATATGAACATAGTGATGATATCCGGAAAATCAAGGATCTAAGAGAGGTTTTTCAAATTTTAGGTGACTCTTGA
- a CDS encoding DUF4177 domain-containing protein: MKDIIYKVVELTTVTAEDLEAIINKWVNKGWKLDTIQFAMRESSRRPAMAFVLFTRNEKTKEHD; this comes from the coding sequence ATGAAAGATATTATTTACAAAGTGGTGGAATTAACAACCGTGACGGCAGAGGACCTTGAAGCGATAATAAATAAGTGGGTTAATAAAGGCTGGAAATTAGATACTATTCAATTTGCTATGAGAGAATCCTCGAGAAGACCAGCCATGGCGTTCGTACTTTTTACTCGTAATGAAAAGACTAAAGAACATGACTGA
- the metH gene encoding methionine synthase, protein MHRKAETEKFKILRQMLKRRILIMDGAMGTMVQSYKLDEADFRGERFKDHQRDLKGNNDILCLTRPDLVKKIHRQYLDAGANIIETNTFNSTRISQSDYGLEGIAYELNEEAARIAREAVDEFCAVNRERKCFVAGALGPTNKTCSISPDVNNPAYRNITFSELTDAYYEQIRGLVEGGVDILLAETVFDTLNVKAAIFAIEKFFDEHSVRLPVMLSVTITDASGRTLSGQTVEAFWNSVRHARPLSVGINCSLGAKEMRPHMDELSTIADCYTSCYPNAGLPNPLSETGYDQTPEEISIFLEEFAKSGFVNIVGGCCGTTPDHINAIARKIGDMPPRKIPIIPPATRLSGLEPLNITGDRAPFVVIGERTNVTGSPKFANLIKSDRFEDALGIAKQQVENGANIIDVNFDEALLDSVACMTRFLNLITSEPEISRIPIMIDSSKWSVIEAGLQCVQGKCIVNSISLKEGEEKFLEQARLVMRYGAAAIVMAFDEEGQAANKKDKVRICQRAYGLLTEKLGMDPTDVIFDPNILTVATGIEEHNNYAVDFIESIGEIKATCPGARTSGGVSNISFSFRGNNIVREAMHSAFLYHAINAGLDMAIVNAGMLAVYEEIDKELLERVEDVLLNRRTDATERLVEYAEEIKGTEKVRLKDEESWRKRSVEERLSHALVKGIIDYIEEDTEEAREKYEKPLDVIEGPLMDGMKIVGELFGEGKMFLPQVVKSARVMKKAVAYLEPYMEAEKKNADDPRAKKKLVIATVKGDVHDIGKNIVSVVLACNNYEVIDLGVMVHCDKILQTAKEVKADIIGMSGLITPSLDEMVHNAKEMERNGFDVPLLIGGATTSDAHTAIKIAPNYSGPTIHVLDASLVVGVCRTLMNPDKRKPFEAEAIAKQKVTREQYAALSHKKRFIPIDEARREKFKTNWEDIQIDVPKRLGIQVLNDIPLEEVVPFIDWTPFFWVWNLKGVYPKIFEHKKWGKQALNLYNDAQNLLNEIIADKRFRVSAVTGIWPAKSVGDDVEIYNHENGHKILGTFRFLRQQQADVDKNVYHCLADFIAPKGSGRKDYLGCFVVTAGWEVETFAATFSSKLDDYHAIMVKALGDRFAEALAELLHKEARENWGYGMEEHLTHDDLIRERYRGIRPAPGYPSCPDHTEKALLWKLLKPDENISVFLTENFAMNPPSSVSGWYIAHPEAKYFHLGKINRDQVEDYAKRKNMPLHVVEKWLQPNLGYEPSEFLQQLQVSKKASNIAPN, encoded by the coding sequence ATGCACCGAAAAGCGGAAACGGAAAAGTTCAAGATTCTTCGTCAAATGCTCAAAAGGCGCATCCTAATCATGGATGGCGCAATGGGGACAATGGTCCAGTCGTACAAACTTGACGAGGCGGATTTTAGGGGTGAGCGATTCAAGGATCACCAAAGGGATTTAAAGGGCAATAACGACATCTTATGCCTTACAAGACCGGATTTGGTTAAGAAGATACACAGACAATACCTTGATGCCGGAGCGAATATTATAGAAACCAATACGTTTAACAGTACGAGAATATCCCAATCCGATTATGGGCTTGAAGGCATTGCCTATGAGCTCAATGAAGAAGCCGCAAGAATTGCGAGAGAAGCCGTAGATGAATTCTGTGCGGTGAATCGAGAGAGGAAATGCTTTGTAGCAGGGGCCTTAGGACCGACAAATAAGACCTGTTCAATATCGCCAGATGTAAATAATCCAGCATACAGGAATATCACATTCAGTGAACTCACCGATGCATACTATGAGCAAATCAGGGGTCTTGTTGAAGGAGGTGTCGATATTTTGCTCGCAGAGACTGTATTCGACACACTAAATGTAAAAGCGGCTATTTTTGCGATTGAAAAGTTCTTTGATGAGCATTCTGTTCGATTGCCCGTGATGTTATCCGTGACTATTACAGACGCGTCGGGCAGGACCCTTTCAGGACAGACCGTTGAAGCATTCTGGAACTCAGTCAGGCATGCTAGACCTCTGTCCGTCGGCATAAACTGTTCACTAGGTGCTAAGGAAATGCGTCCTCATATGGATGAATTGTCCACTATCGCAGATTGCTACACGAGTTGCTATCCGAATGCCGGACTTCCCAATCCCTTGAGCGAAACAGGATATGATCAAACCCCTGAAGAGATATCCATATTCCTTGAGGAGTTTGCAAAAAGTGGGTTTGTAAACATCGTAGGCGGATGTTGTGGAACCACACCTGATCATATCAATGCAATAGCTAGAAAGATAGGAGATATGCCTCCTCGAAAAATACCGATAATCCCTCCGGCTACCCGTCTCAGCGGGTTAGAGCCGTTAAACATCACGGGTGATCGAGCCCCATTTGTAGTCATAGGAGAACGAACAAATGTTACGGGCTCTCCTAAATTTGCTAACCTCATTAAGTCCGACAGGTTTGAAGACGCTCTCGGAATTGCCAAGCAACAGGTGGAAAACGGTGCAAATATAATTGACGTCAACTTTGACGAAGCCTTGCTGGATAGCGTGGCCTGTATGACACGCTTCCTTAATCTGATCACGTCTGAACCCGAAATCTCGAGGATTCCTATCATGATAGATAGCTCAAAGTGGTCGGTGATAGAAGCCGGGCTTCAATGTGTACAGGGGAAGTGCATTGTTAACTCGATCAGCCTAAAGGAAGGTGAGGAAAAATTTCTAGAACAAGCACGGCTCGTCATGCGTTACGGCGCGGCTGCAATTGTTATGGCATTTGATGAGGAGGGACAAGCTGCAAATAAAAAGGATAAGGTACGCATTTGTCAACGTGCATATGGGTTATTGACTGAAAAGTTGGGTATGGACCCAACCGATGTGATTTTTGATCCAAATATCTTGACCGTTGCGACGGGAATTGAAGAGCACAACAATTACGCAGTCGATTTCATAGAATCCATCGGCGAAATAAAGGCCACATGCCCAGGGGCCCGCACCAGCGGAGGCGTGAGTAATATCTCTTTCTCGTTCCGCGGGAACAATATAGTCAGGGAAGCCATGCACTCCGCCTTTTTGTATCATGCCATAAATGCTGGCCTTGACATGGCGATTGTGAATGCAGGAATGCTAGCCGTCTATGAGGAGATAGACAAAGAGCTTCTCGAGAGGGTGGAAGACGTACTGTTAAACAGGAGAACGGATGCTACTGAACGACTCGTCGAATACGCCGAGGAAATCAAAGGTACAGAAAAAGTGAGGCTGAAAGATGAAGAGTCGTGGCGAAAGAGAAGTGTTGAGGAACGACTCTCACACGCACTTGTTAAGGGAATAATAGACTATATTGAGGAGGATACAGAAGAAGCACGTGAGAAATACGAAAAGCCACTGGATGTTATTGAAGGCCCTCTCATGGATGGTATGAAGATCGTTGGGGAATTATTTGGAGAGGGGAAAATGTTTCTCCCCCAGGTGGTCAAGAGTGCGAGGGTAATGAAGAAAGCCGTTGCGTACCTGGAACCCTACATGGAGGCCGAAAAGAAAAACGCTGATGATCCCAGAGCTAAAAAAAAGCTTGTGATCGCAACTGTGAAGGGAGACGTACACGATATCGGGAAAAATATTGTATCGGTAGTTCTAGCCTGTAATAATTACGAAGTAATAGATCTCGGCGTGATGGTACATTGCGATAAAATCCTTCAAACGGCCAAGGAGGTAAAAGCCGATATAATTGGCATGAGCGGCTTGATAACACCGTCTCTTGATGAAATGGTCCACAATGCCAAAGAGATGGAAAGGAATGGTTTCGATGTGCCGCTGCTCATAGGAGGTGCCACTACTAGTGATGCACACACGGCTATCAAGATTGCTCCGAATTATAGTGGCCCTACAATACATGTTTTAGACGCATCATTGGTTGTTGGAGTTTGCAGAACCTTGATGAATCCTGATAAGCGTAAACCCTTTGAAGCAGAGGCCATTGCAAAACAAAAAGTAACGAGAGAGCAATATGCCGCACTATCACATAAGAAGCGCTTTATCCCTATTGATGAAGCTCGTCGAGAGAAATTTAAAACCAACTGGGAAGACATTCAAATAGATGTGCCTAAGAGGCTGGGAATACAGGTATTAAATGACATACCACTCGAAGAAGTAGTACCCTTTATCGACTGGACTCCGTTCTTCTGGGTATGGAATCTAAAGGGAGTCTACCCAAAGATATTCGAGCATAAAAAATGGGGGAAGCAGGCGCTCAATCTTTACAACGACGCTCAAAATTTATTAAACGAAATCATAGCCGATAAAAGATTCCGAGTTAGTGCAGTGACCGGCATCTGGCCGGCAAAGAGCGTAGGTGATGACGTTGAAATTTACAATCATGAAAATGGGCATAAGATTTTGGGAACATTTCGCTTCCTCAGACAGCAGCAGGCTGACGTCGATAAAAATGTATATCACTGTCTGGCGGATTTTATAGCGCCAAAGGGATCAGGACGAAAGGATTACCTCGGGTGTTTTGTAGTAACGGCCGGTTGGGAGGTGGAAACATTCGCGGCCACTTTTTCTTCTAAACTTGATGATTACCATGCAATTATGGTAAAAGCGCTCGGCGATAGATTTGCTGAGGCACTGGCGGAATTGCTGCACAAAGAGGCACGTGAGAATTGGGGATATGGAATGGAGGAACATCTCACGCACGATGACTTAATAAGAGAAAGGTATAGAGGAATACGCCCCGCGCCGGGTTACCCTTCATGCCCTGATCACACTGAGAAAGCCCTGCTCTGGAAACTACTCAAACCCGATGAAAATATTAGCGTATTTCTTACAGAGAATTTTGCGATGAATCCACCCAGTTCGGTGTCTGGTTGGTATATTGCTCACCCGGAAGCCAAGTATTTTCATTTAGGAAAAATAAACCGTGATCAGGTCGAGGATTATGCCAAGAGAAAGAATATGCCTTTGCATGTTGTTGAAAAATGGCTTCAACCTAATCTTGGGTACGAACCTTCGGAGTTTTTACAACAATTACAAGTATCAAAGAAGGCCTCAAATATTGCGCCTAATTAA
- the hemB gene encoding porphobilinogen synthase, whose translation MHFPDYRPRRLRKNKQIREMVSETKLSVDDFIYPMFIAPGRRFKEEISSMPGIFRQSVDNAIREIKQVKELGIKAILLFGIPELKDELGSEAYDENGIVQRALREIRERFNSMVLFTDICMCAYTNHGHCGIIRKGQVDNDETLKYLGEIALSHARAGADIVAPSDMMDGRVGVIRNALDEDGLINTGIMSYSAKYASAFYGPFREAAKSSPEFGDRREYQMDPPNVREALREIALDIEEGADIVMVKPAMSYLDVIRAAREEFDYPLAAYNVSGEYSMVKAAGGLGWIDENLVIMEMLTSIKRAGADIIISYFAKEAARLLDSSKHA comes from the coding sequence ATGCACTTCCCGGATTATCGTCCAAGAAGACTACGGAAAAATAAACAGATCCGTGAAATGGTTTCTGAAACCAAATTAAGTGTGGATGATTTTATCTATCCGATGTTCATCGCTCCTGGTAGGAGATTTAAAGAAGAGATTAGCTCAATGCCGGGGATATTTAGACAGTCAGTCGACAATGCGATAAGGGAGATAAAACAGGTAAAAGAACTTGGAATCAAGGCCATCCTGTTATTTGGGATTCCGGAGCTAAAGGATGAATTGGGATCAGAGGCTTACGATGAAAACGGTATTGTCCAGAGGGCGTTAAGAGAGATAAGGGAAAGGTTTAATAGTATGGTGCTCTTCACCGACATATGCATGTGTGCGTATACGAATCACGGCCATTGCGGAATAATCAGGAAGGGTCAAGTGGACAACGATGAAACACTTAAATATCTGGGAGAGATCGCCCTATCCCACGCAAGGGCTGGGGCTGATATAGTTGCTCCCTCTGACATGATGGACGGTCGTGTTGGAGTGATTAGAAATGCACTGGATGAGGATGGTTTAATTAATACTGGGATAATGTCGTATTCAGCGAAGTACGCATCCGCATTCTACGGACCATTTAGAGAGGCTGCAAAGTCCTCACCCGAATTTGGGGACAGGAGAGAATATCAGATGGATCCGCCCAACGTTAGAGAGGCTTTGCGTGAAATTGCGCTCGACATTGAGGAGGGTGCAGATATAGTGATGGTGAAACCCGCCATGTCTTATCTTGATGTTATAAGAGCAGCCAGGGAAGAGTTCGACTATCCGCTTGCCGCGTATAACGTTAGTGGTGAATATTCGATGGTGAAGGCTGCCGGTGGACTCGGCTGGATAGATGAAAATCTAGTCATTATGGAGATGCTAACTAGCATAAAGAGGGCTGGCGCAGATATCATCATATCCTATTTTGCTAAAGAAGCCGCGCGATTATTGGACTCTTCAAAGCATGCATAA
- a CDS encoding EamA family transporter, whose amino-acid sequence MKTAGLALLVATIWGISPIFEKLSLERASPLTVITLRFIFSATCLVVYSVVTGGYRDFSTVDGKTLLYIILAALFGGIIGLFLFFVALKQDFTSKIVPIAATFPLFTALYAFMFLSEHISSQRLIGIILIVIGLILVNWNSISYSD is encoded by the coding sequence ATGAAGACTGCAGGATTAGCCTTACTCGTGGCAACAATATGGGGCATTTCACCTATATTTGAAAAACTGAGTTTGGAAAGGGCTTCACCTCTTACTGTGATAACGTTGCGTTTTATATTTTCAGCTACCTGTCTTGTCGTTTATTCGGTTGTAACGGGTGGGTATAGGGATTTCAGCACGGTAGACGGGAAAACTCTCCTCTACATCATTCTTGCTGCCCTTTTTGGTGGCATTATTGGTCTATTCCTCTTTTTCGTCGCGCTCAAGCAGGATTTTACTTCGAAGATAGTCCCCATAGCTGCTACGTTTCCCCTGTTCACCGCCCTCTATGCCTTTATGTTCCTCAGCGAGCATATTTCATCTCAGCGCCTTATTGGAATTATCCTCATAGTTATTGGATTGATTTTAGTAAATTGGAATAGCATTAGCTATTCAGATTAG